In the Dioscorea cayenensis subsp. rotundata cultivar TDr96_F1 chromosome 12, TDr96_F1_v2_PseudoChromosome.rev07_lg8_w22 25.fasta, whole genome shotgun sequence genome, one interval contains:
- the LOC120273695 gene encoding LOW QUALITY PROTEIN: putative serine/threonine-protein kinase-like protein CCR3 (The sequence of the model RefSeq protein was modified relative to this genomic sequence to represent the inferred CDS: deleted 1 base in 1 codon), with product MRVLLTVAVMITAIITLLFFSIAVDAFGSAATLAISSGTVCGIVSGASLPSISCNRVIDPPTSSITLSPNVSFSSISGGRGFICGIRSGGRSLLCWNISGDLSVKRIYNGSVIVGLSVGEDQIAAEKADGTGILFWRGDGSFENVNGSFRSLTSGRGFSCAIDDNSTVQCWGSRRNQIQPAYKSISMSSIVAGDSHVCGITTNGDLICKGSNNTGQINTPKSSPFEFSNLALGVNHSCAIRQETGAVLCWGGGGDGKGTFSPIGKTPLESIVAGEDRTCGILSANLSVICWGSNRDNLQVTVVPLLSVLPDICLPDQSSCSCGIDINSQVLCAGTGFICKPCNRFPPPLVPPPIPPPLLRTTRKKSKWNYASVIIGAVGGFIGVCSLFYLMFTCVCRREKVHNSVQPTTAPGAGAPSTYASPSASRSAIFIRQASRVMRRQRSGTSSSMKDRAELFTFAELAAATKNFSPENKIGAGSFGQVYKGQLQDGREVAIKRSETGPKAKKFQEKESAFQSELSFLSRLNHKHLVGLIGYCEEDDERLLVYDYMTNGALYDHLHSNRTNTTLDSWKLRIKVLLDAARGIEYLHNYAVPPIIHRDIKSSNILLDENWTARVSDFGLSLMGPATDSEHLSMKAAGTVGYMDPEYYGMQQLTVKSDVYGFGVVMLEMITGKRAIFKEEGDKESPTSVVDYAMPSIVAGDVFKVLDETVGVLNAQEAEAVELVAYTAVHCVSLEGRERPTMSDVVGNLESAHGMCQGSHVSISTASILSSD from the exons ATGAGAGTCTTGCTCACTGTCGCGGTGATGATAACCGCGATCATCaccctcctcttcttctccatcgcCGTCGATGCCTTTGGCTCCGCCGCCACCCTCGCCATTAGCTCTGGCACCGTTTGCGGCATCGTCTCCGGCGCATCCCTTCCATCCATCTCCTGTAATAGAGTGATCGATCCACCAACATCGTCGATCACTCTCTCACCCAATGTCTCCTTCTCCTCCATCTCCGGCGGCCGAGGTTTTATCTGTGGCATCCGCTCTGGCGGTAGAAGTCTCCTTTGCTGGAACATTTCCGGGGATTTGAGTGTCAAGAGGATCTACAATGGCTCCGTCATCGTTGGTCTCAGTGTTGGCGAAGATCAAATTGCCGCCGAGAAAGCGGACGGCACTGGCATCTTGTTCTGGCGTGGCGACGGTTCCTTTGAAAACGTGAATGGCTCATTCCGATCACTCACTTCCGGTCGTGGCTTCTCCTGTGCCATCGATGATAACTCCACCGTCCAGTGCTGGGGCAGCCGGAGAAATCAAATCCAGCCGGCCTACAAGAGTATCTCAATGTCAAGTATCGTTGCAGGAGATTCTCACGTCTGTGGGATCACCACCAACGGTGACCTCATCTGC AAGGGTAGCAACAACACCGGCCAGATAAACACCCCTAAAAGCTCGCCTTTTGAGTTCTCTAACCTCGCGCTCGGTGTGAACCATAGCTGCGCGATTCGTCAAGAGACTGGAGCAGTGCTCTGTTGGGGTGGTGGCGGAGACGGCAAGGGTACCTTCAGTCCAATTGGCAAGACACCGTTGGAGTCCATCGTTGCCGGAGAAGATCGCACATGCGGAATTCTGTCAGCCAATTTATCAGTTATTTGCTGGGGATCCAACAGGGACAATCTCCAGGTCACTGTTGTTCCACTCCTCAGTGTTCTCCCTGACATTTGCCTGCCGGACCAGAGCTCCTGTAGCTGCGGCATTGATATCAACTCTCAGGTTCTCTGCGCCGGCACCGGGTTTATATGCAAACCCTGCAACCGTTTCCCACCCCCTTTGGTTCCTCCTCCAATACCACCACCATTGTTGCGAACAACGAGAAAAAAGAGCAAGTGGAACTACGCCTCTGTGATCATCGGCGCAGTGGGAGGTTTCATAGGTGTTTGTTCATTGTTCTACTTGATGTTCACCTGCGTATGCCGACGAGAAAAGGTCCACAACTCCGTCCAACCCACCACTGCCCCTGGGGCAGGAGCGCCGAGCACTTACGCCTCCCCATCCGCCTCACGCTCGGCCATTTTCATCCGCCAAGCATCACGCGTAATGCGGCGACAACGAAGCGGCACTTCATCCTCAATGAAAGACCGCGCCGAGCTGTTCACATTCGCTGAGCTCGCCGCTGCAACCAAGAACTTCTCACCGGAAAACAAGATCGGCGCCGGGAGTTTCGGGCAAGTCTACAAAGGCCAACTACAAGACGGCCGCGAGGTGGCCATCAAGCGAAGCGAAACAGGGCCAAAAGCCaagaaatttcaagaaaagGAGAGCGCTTTCCAATCCGAACTCTCATTTCTCTCCAGGCTTAATCACAAACACCTCGTAGGCCTCATCGGTTACTGCGAAGAAGACGACGAACGCCTCCTCGTCTACGACTACATGACCAATGGAGCACTCTACGACCACCTCCACTCCAACAGGACAAACACCACATTGGATTCATGGAAACTGAGAATCAAAGTGCTTCTAGACGCAGCGAGAGGGATTGAATACCTGCACAACTACGCAGTGCCACCGATCATTCACAGAGACATCAAATCCTCCAACATTCTGTTGGATGAAAACTGGACAGCAAGAGTATCAGATTTTGGTCTCTCTTTGATGGGTCCGGCAACGGACAGCGAACACCTATCAATGAAGGCGGCAGGGACAGTGGGGTACATGGATCCAGAGTACTATGGAATGCAGCAATTGACGGTGAAGAGCGATGTGTATGGATTTGGAGTGGTGATGCTGGAGATGATCACTGGGAAGAGGGCAATATTCAAGGAAGAAGGAGACAAGGAAAGCCCAACAAGCGTAGTTGATTACGCAATGCCGAGCATTGTCGCCGGGGATGTGTTCAAGGTGCTCGACGAAACGGTCGGAGTGCTGAACGCGCAGGAGGCCGAGGCGGTGGAGCTGGTGGCGTATACAGCCGTGCATTGTGTGAGTCTTGAAGGAAGAGAGAGGCCAACCATGAGTGATGTTGTTGGTAACCTTGAGAGTGCGCATGGGATGTGTCAAGGAAGCCATGTTAGTATCTCAACTGCTAGCATTCTCTCTtctgattga